In Sorghum bicolor cultivar BTx623 chromosome 10, Sorghum_bicolor_NCBIv3, whole genome shotgun sequence, one genomic interval encodes:
- the LOC8065403 gene encoding putative glycerol-3-phosphate transporter 5: MEAAAAAPARGLGRHEYAVLALTFASYASFHASRKPPSIVKAVLSADWAPFTGARGPHRLGELDVAFLSSYALAMFAAGHLADRADLRRLLGAAMLASGAACAALGAAYFLDVHALAFFLAAQVASGVVQSAGWPCVVAVVGNWFGHASKRGTIMGVWNSHTSVGNIAGSVLAAAVLEFGWGWSFLVPAVVITALGVVVLVFLVAHPSEAGLQVQVMDVEMNGDGGEEVGLLGEDKKEVQGNEEDEFELEMGSQLPRAIGFVEAWKLPGVAPYAFCLFFSKLVAYTFLYWLPFYIRNNAVAGQFLSHKASGILSIVFDIGGVLGGISAGFLSDAIGARAITSVLFLFLSIPALIVYRTYGSISMHHNIGLMFLSGYFVNGPYSLITTAVATDLGTQDAIKGNSRALATVSAIIDGTGSVGAALGPLLTGYISTRGWNSVFFMLIVSISLAILFLIRLAKNEIVTKLSTRN; this comes from the exons ATGGaagccgcggccgccgcgcccgCGCGGGGCCTCGGGCGGCACGAGTACGCGGTGCTGGCGCTCACCTTCGCGTCGTACGCGTCGTTCCACGCCTCCCGCAAGCCGCCCAGCATCGTCAAGGCCGTGCTCTCCGCGGACTGGGCGCCCTTCACGGGCGCCCGGGGCCCGCACCGTCTCGGCGAGCTCGACGTCGCCTTCCTCTCCTCGTACGCGCTCGCCATGTTCGCCGCGGGCCACCTCGCCGACCGCGCCGAcctccgccgcctcctcggCGCGGCCATGCTCGCGTCTGGCGCCGCGTGCGCCGCGCTCGGCGCCGCCTACTTCCTCGACGTCCACGcgctcgccttcttcttggccgcgcaGGTCGCCAGCGGCGTCGTCCAGTCCGCCGGCTGGCCCTGCGTCGTCGCCGTCGTGGGGAACTGGTTCGGCCACGCCTCCAAGCGCGGCACCATCATGGGGGTGTGGAACTCGCACACCTCCGTCGGGAACATCGCCGGCTCGGTCCTCGCCGCGGCCGTGCTCGAGTTCGGATGGGGCTGGTCCTTCCTGGTTCCTGCGGTCGTCATCACCGCGCTCGGAGTTGTCGTGCTGGTGTTCTTGGTCGCGCACCCGAGCGAGGCTGGCTTGCAGGTGCAGGTAATGGATGTTGAGATGAATGGGGATGGTGGGGAGGAGGTAGGGCTCCTTGGGGAGGATAAGAAAGAGGTTCAAGGGAATGAGGAAGATGAATTCGAGCTGGAAATGGGATCACAATTGCCGAGAGCAATCGGGTTCGTGGAGGCATGGAAACTGCCTGGCGTGGCGCCATATGCATTCTGCCTATTTTTCTCCAAGCTGGTTGCCTACACCTTCCTCTACTGGTTGCCATTCTATATCAGGAACAATG CCGTAGCAGGTCAGTTCTTGTCACACAAGGCTTCAGGAATTTTATCAATTGTATTCGACATTGGAGGCGTCTTAGGAGGGATTTCGGCTGGTTTTCTCTCCGATGCAATAGGTGCCCGTGCAATAACATCAGTTCTCTTCCTCTTTCTGTCAATCCCAGCACTCATTGTGTACAGGACATATGGAAGCATATCCATGCACCACAACATTGGTCTCATGTTCCTCTCTGGTTACTTTGTGAATGGTCCATACTCTCTCATCACCACAGCTGTAGCAACTGATCTTGGCACCCAAGACGCGATCAAGGGAAATTCACGGGCGCTGGCGACAGTTTCTGCTATAATTGATGGCACTGGTTCTGTTGGTGCAGCTCTGGGCCCCTTGCTTACGGGTTACATTTCAACTAGAGGATGGAATAGTGTATTTTTCATGTTGATTGTTTCCATATCACTTGCCATCCTATTTTTGATACGGCTGGCAAAGAATGAGATAGTAACCAAGCTTAGCACACGAAATTAA
- the LOC8065404 gene encoding hydroxyproline O-arabinosyltransferase 1: MAAPCGRGTLTLFLVSLSAAFLTYNVLVSFRSSLQPLPSSFPTASSSSSSSSSSSSRRFGAARRRAFHTAVTASGNAYNTWQCRVMYHWFKEARRAPGGAEMGGFTRVLHSGKPDEFMDEIPTFVADPLPDGDQGYIVLNRPWAFVQWLQKADIKEDYILMAEPDHIIVKPIPNLSRDGQAAAFHFFYIEPEKYENVLRKFFPEDKGPITKIDPIGNSPVIIEKESLGRIAPTWMNVSIAMKNDPDADKSFGWVLEMYAYAVASALHGVGNILHKEFMIQPPWDLEVGDAFIIHYTYGCDYDMKGKSTYGKIGEWRFDKRSYDDKPPPRNLPLPPNGVPQSVVTLVKMVNEATGSIPNWDSYAASY; the protein is encoded by the exons ATGGCCGCACCGTGCGGCCGCGGCACGCTGACGCTGTTCCTCGTGTCCCTCTCCGCGGCGTTCCTCACCTACAACGTGCTCGTCTCCTTCCGCTCCTCCCTCCAGCCCCTCCCTTCCTCCTTccccaccgcctcctcctcctcctcctcctcctcctcctcctcctcccgccgCTTCGGCGCCGCCAGGCGGAGGGCGTTCCACACCGCGGTGACCGCGTCGGGGAACGCGTACAACACGTGGCAATGCCGCGTCATGTACCACTGGTTCAAGGAGGCGCGCCGGGCGCCCGGCGGCGCCGAGATGGGTGGGTTCACCAGGGTCCTGCACTCCGGGAAACCCGACGAGTTCATGGACGAGATCCCCACATTCGTCGCCGACCCACTCCCCGATGGGGATCAG GGATACATTGTTCTCAATAGGCCATGGGCATTTGTTCAGTGGCTCCAGAAGGCAGACATAAAGGAAGA CTATATCTTGATGGCAGAGCCAGATCATATAATTGTCAAGCCTATCCCAAACTTGTCGAGAGATGGTCAGGCAGCAGCTTTCCATTTCTTTTATATTGAGCCTGAAAAGTATGAGAATGTGTTGCGTAAGTTCTTCCCTGAAGACAAGGGGCCAATCACTAAGATTGATCCTATAGGAAATTCTCCCGTCATTATTGAGAAG GAATCTCTTGGAAGAATTGCCCCAACATGGATGAATGTTTCAATAGCAATGAAAAATGATCCTGATGCTGATAAATCTTTTGGCTGGGTTCTTGAAAT GTATGCCTATGCTGTGGCATCTGCTCTTCATGGAGTGGGCAACATCTTACACAAGGAGTTTATGATTCAG CCACCTTGGGACTTGGAAGTTGGTGATGCTTTTATTATACATTATACTTATGGGTGTGATTATGACATGAAG GGTAAGTCGACTTATGGCAAAATTGGAGAATGGAGATTTGACAAGAGATCTTATGATGATAAACCTCCGCCTAGAAATTTGCCATTACCGCCAAATGGTGTGCCTCAGAGTGTG GTGACGCTTGTGAAAATGGTCAATGAAGCAACAGGCAGCATACCAAACTGGGACTCTTATGCCGCTAGTTATTAA
- the LOC110431367 gene encoding uncharacterized protein LOC110431367 has product MCMQELAVAASMNRRTPRLVTWLFVVVVLLLLLLLLLLVCSCSVHVGFSSRPTEDGGTRRVLAAAAGFATARRYRRIPSSKGNPSHTRRLLGTRTTTTGRPPPPPLPNKPKATVIASPPPPLQ; this is encoded by the exons ATGTGCATGCAAgagctcgccgtcgccgccagcATGAATCGCCGCACCCCGCGGCTCGTCACCTGGTtgttcgtcgtcgtcgtcctcctcctcctcctcctcctcctcctcctcgtgtgTTCGTGCTCTGTCCATGTGGGCTTCTCCTCGCGCCCTACTG AGGACGGTGGCACGAGGCGGGTACTGGCGGCTGCCGCCGGCTTTGCGACGGCCAGGCGCTACAGGCGTATTCCCTCCAGCAAGGGTAACCCTAGTCATACCAGGCGATTGTTggggacgaggacgacgacgacggggcggccgccgccaccgccgctgccGAACAAGCCTAAGGCTACGGTGATCGcgtccccgccgccgcccctCCAGTGA
- the LOC110431037 gene encoding uncharacterized protein LOC110431037, whose protein sequence is MEDLLNECEVDEDSRGALLGQLNKRMEYGEAMAEETLQKIRDETNEHLKFIVAEHSKWSRLYNEIKYKAQIEDSKTRKQMAKTVVVQIHDIQMKELQFVQTFKPGGHFCDDVLEIFRLIWKESWKPDTIMLSRGAVDQLLGVDNRSGFLEREFKDCTIAEIKTIFVPFISSDHCSLVVVEPDIRLITVLDSLFDLEESTKRHERLISALKSYLSSLGLECTDFLSSTPRVQKQKNLDDCGFHMLLFIMRYKSGNYKNIDEDEILICRQHTAWFLLEHEDNVLRGTFTKGHSKRRLEDKDRGENKKQKVHQKEKNQETQAEKSNEDQDQDQQGEVSDQDPDQDQDQDQQGKGNDGKKETTKKGNSKKKNKSLDGRSVKDALLAPIRKVEVVKGGCSVVSPFTKNDTWTQNLGDEELRLQLWKKIVLNDEFKSVTLMRLHKVTRVTDGWHLSGHDISKSFGAKSCCQDILVSFFIQCLLADEVSHGDDTVGYRIFLDPKISELLLASKDAFNINSVVEELKLQYTDQQILKARHILLPVCHDSHWTVYVINKNFGQIDILDSSWATVEVKRKNHRTIAGVIRSKLSDAILLITDKHPKFSEWSMPIIPASSIAQQKQGSVDCGFFVMMFLKYYNPDTHQLEFCDLKEDFKCKILWYLLHHKLNASADSRPWDINL, encoded by the exons ATGGAAGATCTGCTCAATGAATGTGAGGTTGATGAGGATAGTAGGGGTGCTCTTTTGGGACAATTAAACAAGAGGATGGAGTATGGTGAAGCCATGGCAGAGGAAACTCTTCAAAAAATAAGGGACGAAACTAATGAACATTTAAAGTTCATTGTTGCAGAACATTCAAAATGGTCTCGGCTGTATAATGAGATCAAATACAAGGCCCAAATTGAAGACAGTAAAACAAGAAAACAGATGGCTAAAACTGTTGTAGTGCAAATACATGACATTCAGATGAAGGAGTTACAGTTTGTGCAGACTTTCAAACCGGGTGGTCACTTCTGCGATGATGTCCTGGAAATTTTCAGGTTAATTTGGAAGGAATCATGGAAACCTGACACGATTATGCTTTCTAGGGGTGCTGTG GACCAATTGTTAGGGGTGGATAATAGATCTGGTTTTCTTGAAAGAGAATTCAAAGACTGTACCATAGCGGAAATAAAAACG atttttgtCCCATTCATTTCATCAGACCACTGCTCCTTGGTTGTGGTGGAACCAGATATACGTCTTATAACTGTACTTGATTCCTTGTTTGACTTGGAGGAATCAACAAAACGTCATGAAAGACTG ATAAGCGCACTGAAAAGCTATCTTTCTTCACTAGGCCTAGAATGTACTGACTTCTTATCTTCAACACCACGTGTTCAGAAGCAAAAAAACCT TGATGATTGTGGTTTTCATATGCTTCTGTTCATAATGAGATATAAGAGTGGAAACTACAAGAACATTGATGAG GACGAAATCCTCATTTGCCGCCAACACACTGCATGGTTCCTCCTTGAGCACGAAGATAACGTGTTGAggggcacatttacaaaggggCATTCAAAAAGGAGGTTGGAAGATAAAGATAGAGGAGAGAACAAGAAGCAAAAGGTTCACCAAAAGGAAAAGAATCAAGAG ACGCAGGCAGAAAAATCAAATGAGGATCAGGATCAGGATCAGCAGGGCGAGGTCAGTGATCAGGATCCTGATCAGGATCAGGATCAGGATCAGCAGGGCAAGGGCAATGATGGGAAAAAGGAGACTACGAAAAAAGGCAATtcaaagaagaagaacaagtcgTTGGATGGAAGAAGTGTCAAAGATGCATTGCTTGCTCCGATAAGGAAAGTTGAGGTAGTCAAAGGAGGCTGCTCAGTCGTCTCCCCTTTCACGAAAAATGATACTTGGACCCAGAATCTGGGTGATGAAGAATTGCGATTGCAACTCTGGAAGAAGATAGTTTTGAATGACGAGTTCAAGAG TGTTACTCTCATGAGGCTTCATAAGGTCACTAGAGTGACTGATGGATGGCATTTATCGGGACATGATATTTCAAAAAGCTTTGGGGCGAAATCTTGTTGTCAAGACATATTGGTGTCGTTTTTTATACAGTGTCTCCTTGCTGATGAAGTTTCTCATGGAGATGATACTGTGGGCTACAGAATCTTCCTGGATCCTAAAATTAGT GAATTGCTGTTGGCTTCCAAGGATGCATTTAATATTAATTCAGTTGTTGAAGAACTCAAGCTACAATACACTGATCAGCAAATTTTGAAAGCGAGGCAT ATATTATTGCCCGTCTGCCATGATTCGCACTGGACAGTATATGTTATCAACAAAAACTTTGGACAAATCGATATATTGGACTCCTCATGGGCTACGGTGGAGGTGAAGCGCAAAAATCACAGAACTATCGCGGGGGTTATAAGGTCGAAGTTGAGTGATGCTATTTTGTTGATCACTGATAAACACCCCAAATTCTCAGAATGGAGCATGCCAATTATACCTGCTTCTTCTATCGCTCAGCAGAAACAAGGAAGTGTGGACTGCGGGTTCTTTGTGATGATGTTCTTGAAGTACTATAATCCAGATACTCATCAACTTGAGTTCTGTGACTTGAAGGAAGATTTTAAGTGTAAGATTCTCTGGTACTTACTCCATCACAAACTCAATGCATCAGCTGATTCACGACCTTGGGATATCAACCTGTGA
- the LOC110431063 gene encoding uncharacterized protein LOC110431063 — protein MEDLLNECEVDEDSRGALLGQLNKRMEYGEAMAEETLQKIRDETNEHLKFIVAEHSKWSRLYNEIKYKAQIEDSKTRKQMAKTVVVQIHDIQMKELQFVQTFKPGGHFCDDVLEIFRLIWKESWKPDTIMLSRGAVDQLLGVDNRSGFLEREFKDCTIAEIKTIFVPFISSDHCSLVVVEPDIRLITVLDSLFDLEESTKRHERLISALKSYLSSLGLECTDFLSSTPRVQKQKNLDDCGFHMLLFIMRYKSGNYKNIDEDEILICRQHTAWFLLEHEDNVLRGTFTKGHSKRRLEDKDRGENKKQKVHQKEKNQEAEKSNEDQDQDQQGEVSDQDPDQDQDQDQQGKGNDGKKETTKKGNSKKKNKSLDGRSVKDALLAPIRKVEVVKGGCSVVSPFTKNDTWTQNLGDEELRLQLWKKIVLNDEFKSVTLMRLHKVTRVTDGWHLSGHDISKSFGAKSCCQDILVSFFIQCLLADEVSHGDDTVGYRIFLDPKISELLLASKDAFNINSVVEELKLQYTDQQILKARHILLPVCHDSHWTVYVINKNFGQIDILDSSWATVEVKRKNHRTIAGVIRSKLSDAILLITDKHPKFSEWSMPIIPASSIA, from the exons ATGGAAGATCTGCTCAATGAATGTGAGGTTGATGAGGATAGTAGGGGTGCTCTTTTGGGACAATTAAACAAGAGGATGGAGTATGGTGAAGCCATGGCAGAGGAAACTCTTCAAAAAATAAGGGACGAAACTAATGAACATTTAAAGTTCATTGTTGCAGAACATTCAAAATGGTCTCGGCTGTATAATGAGATCAAATACAAGGCCCAAATTGAAGACAGTAAAACAAGAAAACAGATGGCTAAAACTGTTGTAGTGCAAATACATGACATTCAGATGAAGGAGTTACAGTTTGTGCAGACTTTCAAACCGGGTGGTCACTTCTGCGATGATGTCCTGGAAATTTTCAGGTTAATTTGGAAGGAATCATGGAAACCTGACACGATTATGCTTTCTAGGGGTGCTGTG GACCAATTGTTAGGGGTGGATAATAGATCTGGTTTTCTTGAAAGAGAATTCAAAGACTGTACCATAGCGGAAATAAAAACG atttttgtCCCATTCATTTCATCAGACCACTGCTCCTTGGTTGTGGTGGAACCAGATATACGTCTTATAACTGTACTTGATTCCTTGTTTGACTTGGAGGAATCAACAAAACGTCATGAAAGACTG ATAAGCGCACTGAAAAGCTATCTTTCTTCACTAGGCCTAGAATGTACTGACTTCTTATCTTCAACACCACGTGTTCAGAAGCAAAAAAACCT TGATGATTGTGGTTTTCATATGCTTCTGTTCATAATGAGATATAAGAGTGGAAACTACAAGAACATTGATGAG GACGAAATCCTCATTTGCCGCCAACACACTGCATGGTTCCTCCTTGAGCACGAAGATAACGTGTTGAggggcacatttacaaaggggCATTCAAAAAGGAGGTTGGAAGATAAAGATAGAGGAGAGAACAAGAAGCAAAAGGTTCACCAAAAGGAAAAGAATCAAGAG GCAGAAAAATCAAATGAGGATCAGGATCAGGATCAGCAGGGCGAGGTCAGTGATCAGGATCCTGATCAGGATCAGGATCAGGATCAGCAGGGCAAGGGCAATGATGGGAAAAAGGAGACTACGAAAAAAGGCAATtcaaagaagaagaacaagtcgTTGGATGGAAGAAGTGTCAAAGATGCATTGCTTGCTCCGATAAGGAAAGTTGAGGTAGTCAAAGGAGGCTGCTCAGTCGTCTCCCCTTTCACGAAAAATGATACTTGGACCCAGAATCTGGGTGATGAAGAATTGCGATTGCAACTCTGGAAGAAGATAGTTTTGAATGACGAGTTCAAGAG TGTTACTCTCATGAGGCTTCATAAGGTCACTAGAGTGACTGATGGATGGCATTTATCGGGACATGATATTTCAAAAAGCTTTGGGGCGAAATCTTGTTGTCAAGACATATTGGTGTCGTTTTTTATACAGTGTCTCCTTGCTGATGAAGTTTCTCATGGAGATGATACTGTGGGCTACAGAATCTTCCTGGATCCTAAAATTAGT GAATTGCTGTTGGCTTCCAAGGATGCATTTAATATTAATTCAGTTGTTGAAGAACTCAAGCTACAATACACTGATCAGCAAATTTTGAAAGCGAGGCAT ATATTATTGCCCGTCTGCCATGATTCGCACTGGACAGTATATGTTATCAACAAAAACTTTGGACAAATCGATATATTGGACTCCTCATGGGCTACGGTGGAGGTGAAGCGCAAAAATCACAGAACTATCGCGGGGGTTATAAGGTCGAAGTTGAGTGATGCTATTTTGTTGATCACTGATAAACACCCCAAATTCTCAGAATGGAGCATGCCAATTATACCTGCTTCTTCTATCGCTTAG